One Verrucomicrobiota bacterium DNA segment encodes these proteins:
- a CDS encoding DUF2071 domain-containing protein, translating to MADARPFLTAEWRWLAMLNYEAAPAVLSPFVPRGTELDSWNGRHYASIVGFAFQRTRVLGVPGWFHQDFEEVNLRFYVRRKAADGWRRGVVFVKELVPKALVTFVARAFYNENYETVPMRRELAMLGSKKQFTYSWTFRSRENRLHVRAEGDWRELEPGSEAEFITEHYWGYTRQRDGGTIEYQVEHPRWRVVDARESSLDCDVAGLYGEGIAACLRSKPVSAFLADGSTVTVYRGCKL from the coding sequence ATGGCCGACGCGCGCCCGTTCCTGACTGCCGAATGGCGCTGGCTCGCGATGCTGAACTACGAGGCGGCCCCCGCGGTGCTCTCGCCGTTCGTGCCGCGCGGCACGGAACTCGACTCGTGGAACGGCCGCCACTACGCCAGCATCGTCGGGTTCGCGTTCCAACGCACGCGCGTGCTTGGCGTGCCGGGGTGGTTTCACCAGGACTTCGAGGAGGTGAACCTGCGGTTCTACGTGCGCCGCAAGGCTGCCGACGGCTGGCGGCGCGGCGTGGTGTTCGTGAAGGAGCTTGTGCCCAAGGCGCTCGTGACTTTCGTCGCCCGCGCATTTTACAACGAGAATTACGAGACGGTCCCGATGCGGCGCGAACTTGCGATGCTCGGGTCCAAGAAGCAGTTCACTTACTCGTGGACGTTCCGCAGCCGCGAGAACCGCCTGCATGTGCGGGCCGAAGGCGACTGGCGCGAACTCGAACCTGGTTCCGAGGCTGAATTCATCACCGAACACTATTGGGGCTACACCCGCCAGCGCGACGGCGGCACGATCGAGTATCAGGTCGAGCACCCGCGCTGGCGCGTGGTGGATGCGCGCGAGTCGTCGCTGGATTGCGATGTCGCGGGACTCTACGGCGAGGGGATTGCGGCGTGCCTGCGTTCAAAGCCGGTGTCGGCATTTCTCGCTGACGGTTCGACGGTCACAGTGTATCGAGGTTGCAAACTGTGA